The Flavobacterium galactosidilyticum nucleotide sequence TCAATATATTCATCTACTTCTTCAATTGAACTAATCGGTTTATTCCACAGGTATTTATGTACATTAGGATTGCAGTCCATCTCATATAATTTTTCTGCATCTGATAATTTCATTTCTCTAAGCAGTAGTCGGTCAGTTTCAAGTACTAGATTCATCTTTTATAAAATTAATAGTGTGTAAGCAACTGTTTTTAGCCCTGATCGAAACGGCATCCTTTTGTACTCTGACTTAGGAGTACAAAAGATACAGTGAAGAGCAGGAAATAGCTCTAAAAAAATATTAACCTTGGGCTAATTTATCTAAAGTATAAGCGATTAACGCATCTACGGCTTTATAAGGGTCTTCGCTAAATGTTCCAGAAGCACGATTAGCAATTATCGCATTTAACGAAAGTGCATTATGTCCCAAAAGTGCTGAAAGTCCATATATTGCTCCAGTTTCCATTTCGAGATTTGTAATTCGGTTGCCTTCAAACTGAAAATTATCCATTTTAGAATTCAGATTTTCATCCTGAATTTGCAATCGTAAAACACGTCCTTGAGGACCATAAAAACCACCTGCAGTTGCTGTGATTCCTTTATGCATTTTATCGCTTTCTATTATTTTTTCTAACTTTGCAGAACAAGAAATAACGTAAGGTTTTCCTTTTTTAGGATCCCAATTCGTGTGATTTACAAAAGCGTCTTCCATATCGATGTTAGAAACTTCATCGATTAAATAGGAGCGTAGCATGTTATCCAATCCTAAGCCAAATTTTGACATTACAAAACTATCTACAGGAATATCCGCTTGCAGAGATCCCGAAGTCCCAATTCTAATGATATTTAGTGAGGTTAATTTGTCTTTTGGTTTTTTAGTTTCTAAATCGATGTTGACCAATGCATCTAATTCATTGACTACTATATCAATATTATCGGGACCAATTCCAGTTGACATCACTGTAATTCTTTTGCCTTTGAAAATTCCCGTTTGGGTTTTAAATTCTCTTTTTTGAGTCGAAAATTCTATGCTATCAAAAAACTGTGTTATTTTTTCTACCCGATTTTGATCACCTACAAAGATGATGTCGTGGGCTATATTTTCTGGTTTCAAGTTTAAATGGTATACACTACCATCTGGATTTAATATTAATTCTGATGACTTTATCATTGTTTTTTTTGTTTAAATGTTTTAGGTTTCAAGTTCCTCAACTGATTACTAAACAATTTCTCTAGCCTCCAACGCGTTTTACCTTGAAGCCTTTATCTTTTAAAATCGTCATAATCTTATCACGATAATCGCCTTGTATGATTATGGAGTCGTCTTTGAAGGTGCCACCAACACTCAATTTAGTTTTAATTTCTTTAGCTAGAATTTTGAAATCTTCATCAGTACCTTCATAACCTTCTATTATGGTTGTAGCTTTTCCTTTTCTCTTTTCAAATTTACAAATCATAGGTTCTTTTTGAACGTATAATTCATGCGGAACTGCTTCAATCAATTCTTCAGGAACTGGTTCGTGATCAGGAAAAAGGTTTTTTAATTGGTCTTGTAAGTCCATTTGTTTTAAATTAAAATTTCAAAAAATAAATTCCAAATTCCAATATTTTGTGACTTGATAAGTAGTCTCATTTTCTTGGTATTTGGAATTTATATAATTATTCCCCGCCGCGGCGGGTTGTAGGATTTTATTTTTTAATTAACCCTAAATCCACTAAACGTTCATATAAATAAGCGCCTGCTGTAATGTCTTCAAATTGTTTTGGATGTTCTGCATCAATACAATTATCTAAACAATCTAATTTCATATCACTAACAGGGTGCATAAAAAATGGAATGGAATAACGTGAAGTTCCCCATAATTCTCGAGGTGGATTTACCACTTGGTGAATTGTAGATTTCAATTTATTATTTGTGTGGCGAGATAGCATATCACCAACATTGATAACTAATTCGTCTGGCTCCGCAATAGCGTCAATCCACTCGCCGTCATGAGTTTGTACTTGCAATCCTTTTCCTTGCGCTCCCATCAATAAAGTAATCAAATTGATATCTCCATGCGCTGCAGCACGAATCGCATTTGCAGGTTCCGATGTAATAGGAGGATAGTGAATAGGCCTTAGTATTGAATTTCCCTCTTTAGCATAATTATCAAAATAAAATTCATCTAAACCTAGATGTAGTGCCAAGGCTCTCAACACATAAACACCAGTTTTTTCTAACATTTGGTAAGCTTCTTTTCCTACCACATTAAAACGAGGTAATTCTTTCACTTCAACATTTTCAGGATATTCAGCGGCATATTTTGAATCTTCTGATACATACTGTCCAAAATGCCAAAACTCCTTTAAATCCCCTTCTATACGGCCTTTAGCATGTTCAGTTCCAAAAGAAACATAACCTCTTTGTCCGCCAATTCCAGGAATTTCATAACTGTGTTTTGTTTCTAACGGTAAAGAGAAAAAATTTCTAATTTCGCCATACAATTCATCAACCAGTTGGTCGTTTAAAAAATGCCCTTTTAGCGCTACGAAGCCAATATCTTCAAAAGCACTTCCGATTTCATTTACAAATTTTTGTTTACGTTTCGGGTCGTCCGAAAGGAAATCACGCAAGTCAACACTAGGAATGTTTTGCATATTTTTTTATTTTATAAATAACAAGACATAAATCTTGTAAACACAAAGATAAAGAATAATTTTAATTCCAAATTTATAATACAACCATTAAAATAAAAAAATATAACAATTTATAGTAAAACTGTTATATTTTTTTATCTTTGAACTATACCAAAAAATTAGAAAATGACCTTCGACAGAAAAAATCTTACTGATAACCAATTACTAGATTTGTATAAAAAACTATTAAAGCCTAGGCTGATAGAAGAAAAAATGTTAATTCTGATTCGTCAGGGAAAGGTCTCAAAATGGTTTTCAGGAATAGGTCAAGAAGCAATTTCTGTTGGAGTCACAGCAGTTTTAGAAGCTGATGAATACATTTTACCAATGCATAGGAATTTAGGTGTTTTTACAGGAAGAAATATTCCTTTATACCGCCTTTTTTCGCAGTGGCAAGGAAAAGCAAATGGTTTCACCAAAGGTAGAGATCGCAGTTTTCACTTTGGCACCCAACAATATAAAATTATCGGAATGATTTCGCATTTAGGACCTCAATTAGGAGTTGCTGACGGAATTGCATTAGCTAATAAATTAAAGAAAAACGGTAAAATAACAGCTGTTTTTACTGGTGAAGGCGCTACCAGCGAGGGAGATTTTCACGAGGCGTTAAACATTGCTTCGGTTTGGGAATTGCCGGTGATGTTTATTATAGAAAATAATGGTTATGGTTTATCGACACCAACAAATGAGCAATATCGTTGCGAAAATCTTGCTGACAAAGGCGTAGGTTACGGCATGGAAAGTCACATTGTTGATGGCAATAATATTCTTGAAGTTTTTAATCTTTTATCTGAATTAAAAGCATCGATGATCGAAAGACCTCGTCCTGTTTTACTAGAATTTAAAACTTTCAGAATGCGCGGGCATGAAGAGGCGAGTGGTACAAAATACGTTCCACAGGAATTAATGGATATTTGGGCGATTAAAGATCCCGTTGATAATTTTAGAAAATTTTTAATGGAAAGTGGAATTCTTTCTGAAGCCTTTGACCTAGATTTAAAAACAGAGATTAAGAAAGAAATAGATGAAGGTTTGGCTATTGCCAATGCTGAACCAAAAATTGAAGCTAATTATAGTGGAGAATTAGATGATGTCTATAAACCCTATCAACATGAGGAATTTAAGCATTCAGAAAAAAAAGAAAATATTCGCTTCATAGATGCAATTTCTAATAGTTTACGCGAATCGATGGAACGCCACCCAGAGTCGGTTATAATGGGTCAGGATATTGCGGATTACGGTGGTGCGTTCAAAATCACGGAGGGTTTTGTAGAAAAATTTGGCAAAGAGCGTGTGCGTAATACGCCAATTTGTGAGAGTGCAGTCGTGTCTGCAGGAATGGGATTATCTATAAATGGATATAAAGCAATTGTTGAAATGCAGTTTGCTGATTTTGTTTCGAGTGGTTTTAACCCAATAGTAAATTTATTAGCGAAATCGCATTATCGCTGGCTTGAAAAAGCTGATGTTGTTGTTCGAATGCCTTGCGGCGGCGGCACTCAAGCAGGGCCTTTCCACTCACAAACAAACGAAGCTTGGTTTACTAAAACACCAGGCTTAAAAGTAGTTTATCCAGCATTTCCTTATGACGCTAAAGGCTTATTGAATACTTCGATTAATGATCCGAATCCGGTTTTATTTTTTGAACACAAACAATTATACAGAAGTGTTCAACAAGAAGTTCCAACAGACTATTACACAATTCCTTTAGGAAAAGCAGCTTTATTAAAAGAAGGAAATCAGGTGACTATTATTTCATTTGGTGCAGCAGTTCATTGGGCATTAGATACCCTATCAAAAAATCCAGGTATTTCTGCTGATTTATTAGATTTACGAACTTTGCAACCTTTAGATACTGAAGCCATTTTTGCTTCAGTAAAGAAAACTGCAAGAGTAATTATATATCAAGAAGACAGTATGTTTGGCGGTTTAGCCAGTGATATATCAGCAATGATTATGGAAAATTGTTTTCAATATTTAGATGCTCCCGTCAAACGTGTCGCTAGTTTAGATAGTCCAATTCCATTTACAAAAGCTCTAGAAGATCAGTACCTACCTAAAGGCAGATTCGAAAATGATCTTAAAGAGCTTTTGAAGTATTAATAGAGAAATTATTATTTGGTTTATTTTTAATTCACATTCTAAAAATAACCTAATATCCAGTATATAATAATAAATACTATAATTGTTCCGAAGCATCCTCCGCCTAATTTCTTGGCGCCATAGCCTGCTAGTAATGTTTTGAAAAATCCGTTCATAGTTTTAAGTTTTAGAGTAGTTGTTAAAGTATCTAATTTTGTGTGAAATATTTATTTGGTATTTTTATCATGATTCAAATCATAAATAATTTGATTATAGTATAAAAATAGAATAATATTTTGGCAACATGACGACGATACTTTAATTTTGAAACATTAATAAAAAATTATGAAACCTTTAAAAGAGAAACTACTAATTAAAGACGCAACGATCAATAAAATACAATTTGATACCGAATGGTTTTTTCATTTAGACGATATGACATTTTACTTAAAAGAGGATTTATCAGAAGTAGAATTCGTGTATTTGCCGATGATTATCGCTGGAAATCAAGAGTATGTAAAATGTGCAGCCTTCGATGATATTATCAGAGGTAGAAAGGAAGCATAAAAAAATAGAAGCTACGAACTGCTATTTTTTTTATCTATTACCTAATTTAGCTTTTGCCTTGATAATATCACTTATTTTTCTATTTTCAATTTTGCTTTCAAGCCAAGAAATGATGTCCAGATATAAAAACGCTCTTTTCTCGTAAGTGTTATTTTCTAATTCGATAAAACGTTGTCGCATTTTTATGAATTCTTTTTTAATGTCACTGGGATAAATAGAATTAAGATTTTTCATGAATCGTATAATCTCTTTTTGAACCTCATGCAAATCATTCATTTTAAGCAAGAACTTGTAGGTGTTTTTAAGTTGATTTTCTAAATAGTAATCATTCCCAAGTTCATAATGCGCTATTAAACTCAATAATCGAGCAAAACACATCAAATCTTCGCGCATCGAAAGATTTTTGTTATTTATGATTTTCTCTAAGTAAAATATACATTCTACATATTTTTCAATTCCAAAATAAATACTTGCTATCTTATAAAAGAATAGCATTTCGTGATGCTCGTCTAAGTGCTCGCTATGTAGCTTTAATTTGTCTAAAATTTCTGGAATTAGGTATTCACTTTCGTTAAAAGTTCCTTCTAAAATATGATAATTTAGTTTGTTGTTATACAGATATAAAAATGATAACGAAGCGATATTATCATTGACAGGAAATCTAGGATCGCTGGTAGTTTCTTCTAACAACATCAAATATTTCTTAAATTTTGATTTATATTTAAGCATGAACAACGACTCCAATAAATAATGATTTCCTTTCAAAAAGAATACAGGATTTAGATAGATCATTGTAGGATTATTGTAAAAAAGTGTAACCCACTTATACGCATACTTATAACTGGCTAAAAAATCCTGAACTAAAAAACTGTGCCAAAGATTAGCATTATAAAACCAATATTTTTCCCTAAAACCGAATTTTTTTTCATCAAATTTAGCAATGTGCTTGTTGAAATAATTGTCAATATATTTATATTCCTCATCGCTTTTTACATAACCAGTTTTTAGCATGATTCCATAAAGTTGTAACGATAAATTAGATAATTTGCTGGAAATTGTATTTTGATAATTTAATTCTTTTGCCTGAATAACTAATTCATCTGCACGACCTTGTATACTTCGGGTGATATATTGTGATTCAATTAGTTTTTCAAACTCTACAATTTCGTATGCCATTAATTTTTCGTCATTTTCTAATGCGATAATTTTGGTTTTATCTAAAATTTTTAAGCTTTGCTTATACAAACCTTTATTATACAAAATAGTGGCAAAATCGATTTGTTCACGTATTTGATAACGGGTATTTTGACTTGGAATATTTAATCTAATGCTGACTAAAATTTGTTTATACAGATAGGATTTCAGATTCGACAATTGGACTTTCTTGATAATTCCACTCTTCAAAATGAGTTTTTCATCATATGCTTCTGACTTATCTAAAATATTGAATAATTCAATAAATTTTGTGTTTGAACTAGTTTCAAGTCTGCTTGCAAAAATCTTAAATTGTCTTTTTTCAGACTTTGAAAGTGATTTTATTAGAACAAATAGAAAATCTTTTTGATGGTTAGCCATTGTAAAATACTGAAGTGCAATGTACTGTAAATAAGCTTATTAAGTGTTTATTAATTGCTTTATGAGCAGTATATTTGGTTAAAATGAGTTTTATAATTAAAGTGTTGAAATCTAACTTTGTTACTAAGTTGTGAAATTACATTAAATAAATGAAAATGAATAGAGAGAAAGTCCAAATTTTTGATACTACTTTGAGAGATGGAGAACAAGTCCCAGGCTGTAAGTTAGATACCAATCAAAAACTCGTGATAGCGAATAGATTAGACGATATGGGTGTTGATATCATCGAAGCTGGTTTCCCTGTTTCTAGCCCAGGCGATTTTTTATCTGTTACAGAAATCAGTAAAATTGTAAAAAACGCAACGGTTTGCGGCTTGACAAGAGCAGTAAAAAATGATATTGACGTTGCTGCACAAGCTTTAAAACATGCTAAACATCCTCGTATTCATACCGGAATAGGAACTTCAGAATCACATATTGTACATAAATTAAACACAACAAGAGAAGATGTAATTGCAAGAGCTAAATACGCTGTTGCACACGCTAAATCGTATGTTGAAGATGTAGAATTTTATGCTGAAGATGCCGGTAGAACTGACAATGATTTCCTAGCGCGAGTCTGTGAAGAAGTAATTAAATCAGGCGCTACTGTACTTAATATTCCTGACACAACAGGATATTGTTTACCAGAAGAATACGGTGCAAAAATTAAATACCTACGCGAAAACGTAAAGGGAATTGAAAACGTGATTCTTTCTTGCCACTGTCACAATGATTTAGGAATGGCAACTGCAAATTCGATTTCAGGAGCAGTAAACGGTGCTAGACAAATTGAGTGTACTATCAATGGAATAGGAGAGAGAGCAGGAAATACAGCACTTGAAGAAGTAGTGATGATTTTTAAGCAGCATCCCTATTTGAATTTATACACTGATATCGATTCAAAACAGTTAAACGAAATGAGCCGTTTAGTTTCTGAAAGCATGGGAATGATCGTTCAGCCTAATAAAGCTATTGTTGGTGCTAATGCATTTGCACACAGTTCAGGAATTCATCAAGACGGTGTGATAAAAAATAGAGCGACTTATGAAATCATGGATCCTTTAGATGTTGGGGTCAATGAGTCTTCAATAGTTCTTACTGCTAGAAGTGGTAGAGCTGCATTAGCTTATAGAGCAAAAAAAGTAGGTTATGAGCTTTCAAAAGTTCAATTAGATGTTGTTTACATCGAATTTTTGAAGTTTGCAGATATTAAAAAAGAGGTTATTGATGATGATATTCATCAAATTATAGAAGTATGCAAAATACAAGGTGAATTAATTAGATGTTAATCCACAAATCAAATTGAAGTAAGCATTCTAAAAATAAAAACAGTCCTATGAACTTAAAAATAGCGGTACTTTCAGGAGATGGAATTGGTCCAGAAGTAATTTTACAGGCAAAAAAAGCATTATATGCAATTGCTGTGGTTTTCGACCATGAGTTTGTATTTGAAGATGCTCTAATAGGAGCCTATGCTATAGAGAAAACAGGAAATCCATTACCAGAGCAAACGCTGAACCTTTGTTTAAATACAGATGCAGTTTTAATGGGAGCAATTGGTGACATTAAATACGACCATAATTCCAATACAAAATTGCGTCCTATCGACGGATTATTAAGACTAAGGCAAGCACTAGGATTATATGCAAATATTAGACCTATAAAACCATATAGGGATTTATTGGATTTGTCTCCCTTAAAAAGAAAAATCATTGAGGATACTGATTTTGTAATTTTTAGAGAAATTTCAGGAGGATCTTATTTCACTGAAAAAAAGATAAATGAACAAGGAACTGTAGCCTCTGATTTATGTGAGTACACTGAGGATGAAATTATTCGAATTACTCATTTAGCCTTCAAAACAGCACAAAAAAGAAGAAATAAAGTCACGTTAGTTGATAAAGCCAATATTTTAGAAACTTCTAAGTTATGGAGAAAAATTGTTACTGAAATTAGCGATTCCTATCCTGAAGTAGAAACTGAATTCTTGTTTGTTGATGATGCAGCTATGAAAATTATTATCAATCCAAAGCAGTTTGACGTTATTTTGACAGAGAATTTGTTTGGTGATATTTTATCGGATGAAGCTAGTGTGATTACAGGCGCCATTGGTTTATTGCCATCTGCTTCATTAGGTAATTCTACTGCTCTTTTTAAACCTATTCATGGCTCTTTTTCTGAAGCAAAAACAAAAAACATTGCTAACCCAATCGCTTCTGTGCTTTCAGCAGCAATGTTGTTGGAGCATTTTAGTCTTCATCTCGAAGCCGAAAAAGTGTATGAAGCTGTTGCAAAAGCGATCGAATTAAATGTAGTCACAGCTGATTTGAATCCGTATTCGAAATTTGGAACAAATGAAGTAGGGGATTTTATCTCGAATTTTATTTTAAGTAAGGACGACTTATATTTTAAAAGCGATAATGTTTACATTGGTCAATCGACTATTGTTTAACATAATATAGTTAAAAAGCACATTTTTTAATTGGTAATGTGTTAATAATTGAGATTTTATTTTTTTAATGCTTCAAGTATTCATACTTTTGTCAATGTAAAAAAATATAAAAATGCAAAATTCAATTATTATTTCTCCAATTATTAGTGTCATTGTGGTAATCACATATGCAGGGGAAATGGTATAGATATAATTAGAAATATATTTAAAACCTCCCATCATTTTGGGAGGTTTTTTTTTAGGGATAAATCAAAAATATTGACAAATATAAATACAATGGAATTAAATAAATACAGCAAGACAATCACACAGGATGAAACGCAACCAGCGTCGCAGGCTATGTTTTATGGTATTGGATTAACTGAAGAAGATCTTAAAAAAGCACAAGTTGGAATCGTTAGTATGGGTTATGATGGTAATCCTTGTAACATGCACTTAAACGATTTAGCAAAGGATATTAAAACGGGGGTCTGGAAAGAAGATTTAGTTGGTTTAATTTTTAATACTATTGGAGTAAGCGACGGAATTTCTAATGGGAATGATGGAATGCGTTTTTCGTTGGTTTCTCGTGATGTAATTGCTGATTCTATTGAAACTGTTATGGGAGCGCAATGGTACGATGGCTTAATCGCTGTTCCTGGTTGCGACAAAAATATGCCTGGAGCACTTATGGCTATGGGAAGAGTTAACCGCCCATCGATTATGGTTTACGGTGGTTCTATTCATCCAGGAAAATGGAAAGGGGAGGATTTGAATATTGTTTCTGCTTTTGAAGCATTAGGTAAAAAATTTAGTAACACAATTTCTCCTGAAGATTTCAAAGGTGTAATTCAAAATGCTTGCCCTGGTGCTGGAGCTTGTGGTGGAATGTACACGGCAAATACGATGTCATCAGCAATTGAAGCATTAGGAATGAGTTTGCCTTATAGCTCTTCAAACCCAGCTTTAAGTCCAGAAAAAAAACAAGAATGTATTGATGCTGGTAAAGCAATAAGAATACTGCTAGAAAAAGATATTAAGCCTAGAGACATTATGACTCGTAAAGCATTTGAAAATGCAATTACAATGGTAGCTGTTTTAGGAGGTTCGACAAATGCCGTAATGCACTTAATTGCAATGGCCCATTCGGTAGGAATTGAATTGACATTACAAGATTTCCAAGATATAAGTGATAAAACACCATTATTAGCCGACTTGAAACCAAGTGGAAAATATTTAATGGAAGATTTACACAATGTAGGTGGTGTTCCGGCAGTAATGAAATATTTATTGAAAGAAGGTCTGTTGCATGGAGAATGTTTGACTGTAACAGGTAAAACTATCGCTGAAAATTTAGAAACAATTCCTGCTTTACATGATGGTCAAGAAGTTATTTTCGAAATTCAAAAAGCACTAAAAGCAACTGGAAATATCCAAATTCTATACGGAAACATTGCTTCAGAAGGTTGTGTAGCTAAAATTAGCGGTAAAGAAGGAGAGTTTTTTGAAGGTACAGCAGTAGTTTATGAAAACGAAAAAGATGTAATTAAAGGAATTCAAGGTGGTGAAGTAAAACCAGGAAATGTCGTCATCATTCGTTACTGTGGTCCAAAAGGTGGCCCAGGAATGTCTGAAATGTTGAAACCAACTTCTGCTATTATGGGTGCTGGTTTAGGAAGCACAGTCGCTTTGATCACTGACGGACGTTTTTCAGGTGGTTCCCACGGTTTTGTTGTAGGACATGTAACTCCAGAAGCGTATCAAGGTGGTGGAATTGCACTGATTGAAAATGGCGATATAATTACAATTGATGCTGTAAAAAACACCATTAATATGAAAATTTCTGATGAAGAATTTGCAAAACGTAAAGCAAATTGGAAACAACCAGAATCCGCAATCAAACAAGGAGTTTTACTTAAATATATGCGTTCGGTCTCTAGTGCTTCAGAAGGATGTGTTACTGATAAATAAAAAGCAATTTCAATACTAATTGAAAATATAAATTAAAAATGAAAAACAATAAAATATCTGGTGCTGAGGCTGTAATTAGATGCTTGCTAGAAGAAGATGTTAACATAGTTTATGGTTATCCAGGTGGTGCTATAATGCCTGTTTATGATGAATTGTATAAATTTCAAGACCAATTACACCATGTTTTAGTACGCCACGAGCAAGGAGCAACGCACGCAGCGCAAGGTTTTGCAAGAGCAACTGGAAAAGTAGGAGTAGCCATTGCAACATCAGGGCCAGGTGCAACTAATCTTGTTACTGGAATTGCTGATGCACAAATAGATTCTACTCCGATGGTTTGTATCACGGGCCAAGTAGGCAAACATTTATTGGGTTCTGATGCTTTTCAGGAAACTGATATTATCGGGATTTCCACTCCAGTTACAAAATGGAATTACCAAATTACGGAAGCTTCTGAGATTCCAGAAATTATGGCAAAAGCTTTTTATATTGCTAAATCCGGTCGTCCAGGTCCGGTATTGATTGATATTACAAAAA carries:
- a CDS encoding isopenicillin N synthase family dioxygenase, with product MQNIPSVDLRDFLSDDPKRKQKFVNEIGSAFEDIGFVALKGHFLNDQLVDELYGEIRNFFSLPLETKHSYEIPGIGGQRGYVSFGTEHAKGRIEGDLKEFWHFGQYVSEDSKYAAEYPENVEVKELPRFNVVGKEAYQMLEKTGVYVLRALALHLGLDEFYFDNYAKEGNSILRPIHYPPITSEPANAIRAAAHGDINLITLLMGAQGKGLQVQTHDGEWIDAIAEPDELVINVGDMLSRHTNNKLKSTIHQVVNPPRELWGTSRYSIPFFMHPVSDMKLDCLDNCIDAEHPKQFEDITAGAYLYERLVDLGLIKK
- a CDS encoding nucleoside phosphorylase: MIKSSELILNPDGSVYHLNLKPENIAHDIIFVGDQNRVEKITQFFDSIEFSTQKREFKTQTGIFKGKRITVMSTGIGPDNIDIVVNELDALVNIDLETKKPKDKLTSLNIIRIGTSGSLQADIPVDSFVMSKFGLGLDNMLRSYLIDEVSNIDMEDAFVNHTNWDPKKGKPYVISCSAKLEKIIESDKMHKGITATAGGFYGPQGRVLRLQIQDENLNSKMDNFQFEGNRITNLEMETGAIYGLSALLGHNALSLNAIIANRASGTFSEDPYKAVDALIAYTLDKLAQG
- the leuB gene encoding 3-isopropylmalate dehydrogenase, yielding MNLKIAVLSGDGIGPEVILQAKKALYAIAVVFDHEFVFEDALIGAYAIEKTGNPLPEQTLNLCLNTDAVLMGAIGDIKYDHNSNTKLRPIDGLLRLRQALGLYANIRPIKPYRDLLDLSPLKRKIIEDTDFVIFREISGGSYFTEKKINEQGTVASDLCEYTEDEIIRITHLAFKTAQKRRNKVTLVDKANILETSKLWRKIVTEISDSYPEVETEFLFVDDAAMKIIINPKQFDVILTENLFGDILSDEASVITGAIGLLPSASLGNSTALFKPIHGSFSEAKTKNIANPIASVLSAAMLLEHFSLHLEAEKVYEAVAKAIELNVVTADLNPYSKFGTNEVGDFISNFILSKDDLYFKSDNVYIGQSTIV
- a CDS encoding 2-isopropylmalate synthase — its product is MNREKVQIFDTTLRDGEQVPGCKLDTNQKLVIANRLDDMGVDIIEAGFPVSSPGDFLSVTEISKIVKNATVCGLTRAVKNDIDVAAQALKHAKHPRIHTGIGTSESHIVHKLNTTREDVIARAKYAVAHAKSYVEDVEFYAEDAGRTDNDFLARVCEEVIKSGATVLNIPDTTGYCLPEEYGAKIKYLRENVKGIENVILSCHCHNDLGMATANSISGAVNGARQIECTINGIGERAGNTALEEVVMIFKQHPYLNLYTDIDSKQLNEMSRLVSESMGMIVQPNKAIVGANAFAHSSGIHQDGVIKNRATYEIMDPLDVGVNESSIVLTARSGRAALAYRAKKVGYELSKVQLDVVYIEFLKFADIKKEVIDDDIHQIIEVCKIQGELIRC
- the ilvD gene encoding dihydroxy-acid dehydratase encodes the protein MELNKYSKTITQDETQPASQAMFYGIGLTEEDLKKAQVGIVSMGYDGNPCNMHLNDLAKDIKTGVWKEDLVGLIFNTIGVSDGISNGNDGMRFSLVSRDVIADSIETVMGAQWYDGLIAVPGCDKNMPGALMAMGRVNRPSIMVYGGSIHPGKWKGEDLNIVSAFEALGKKFSNTISPEDFKGVIQNACPGAGACGGMYTANTMSSAIEALGMSLPYSSSNPALSPEKKQECIDAGKAIRILLEKDIKPRDIMTRKAFENAITMVAVLGGSTNAVMHLIAMAHSVGIELTLQDFQDISDKTPLLADLKPSGKYLMEDLHNVGGVPAVMKYLLKEGLLHGECLTVTGKTIAENLETIPALHDGQEVIFEIQKALKATGNIQILYGNIASEGCVAKISGKEGEFFEGTAVVYENEKDVIKGIQGGEVKPGNVVIIRYCGPKGGPGMSEMLKPTSAIMGAGLGSTVALITDGRFSGGSHGFVVGHVTPEAYQGGGIALIENGDIITIDAVKNTINMKISDEEFAKRKANWKQPESAIKQGVLLKYMRSVSSASEGCVTDK
- a CDS encoding translation initiation factor, giving the protein MDLQDQLKNLFPDHEPVPEELIEAVPHELYVQKEPMICKFEKRKGKATTIIEGYEGTDEDFKILAKEIKTKLSVGGTFKDDSIIIQGDYRDKIMTILKDKGFKVKRVGG
- a CDS encoding alpha-ketoacid dehydrogenase subunit alpha/beta; this encodes MTFDRKNLTDNQLLDLYKKLLKPRLIEEKMLILIRQGKVSKWFSGIGQEAISVGVTAVLEADEYILPMHRNLGVFTGRNIPLYRLFSQWQGKANGFTKGRDRSFHFGTQQYKIIGMISHLGPQLGVADGIALANKLKKNGKITAVFTGEGATSEGDFHEALNIASVWELPVMFIIENNGYGLSTPTNEQYRCENLADKGVGYGMESHIVDGNNILEVFNLLSELKASMIERPRPVLLEFKTFRMRGHEEASGTKYVPQELMDIWAIKDPVDNFRKFLMESGILSEAFDLDLKTEIKKEIDEGLAIANAEPKIEANYSGELDDVYKPYQHEEFKHSEKKENIRFIDAISNSLRESMERHPESVIMGQDIADYGGAFKITEGFVEKFGKERVRNTPICESAVVSAGMGLSINGYKAIVEMQFADFVSSGFNPIVNLLAKSHYRWLEKADVVVRMPCGGGTQAGPFHSQTNEAWFTKTPGLKVVYPAFPYDAKGLLNTSINDPNPVLFFEHKQLYRSVQQEVPTDYYTIPLGKAALLKEGNQVTIISFGAAVHWALDTLSKNPGISADLLDLRTLQPLDTEAIFASVKKTARVIIYQEDSMFGGLASDISAMIMENCFQYLDAPVKRVASLDSPIPFTKALEDQYLPKGRFENDLKELLKY